A window from Kluyveromyces lactis strain NRRL Y-1140 chromosome E complete sequence encodes these proteins:
- the TCD2 gene encoding tRNA threonylcarbamoyladenosine dehydratase (similar to uniprot|P36101 Saccharomyces cerevisiae YKL027W Hypothetical ORF), translated as MGNDNWRVIASTAAITFAGVKFIDLAIKSWNKRTAASYSGSDNEKDVKLAKRLRETREYDNLLYREQLARNYAFLGEEGMEKLKEQYFIVVGAGGVGSWVVTMLVRSGACRIKIIDFDQVSLSSLNRHSCADLYDVGLSKVNVLRDHLQKIAPWCNIEVCNELWNKENADRLIFGDGTPTFVIDCIDNLDTKVDLLEYTYKKNIPVIASMGAATKSDPTRINVGDLTMTEEDPLARTVRRRLKQRGITKGIPAVFSAEKPDPKKAKLLPLPEEEFQKGNVDQLSALKDFRVRILPVLGTMPGVFGLTIATWVLCKISGYPMEPIEGKNRIKLYDGIYQSLAGQMTRIGQKDQRIPIALSDIGYIVEEVWRGKSPISNYSTRLTLSKWDPTKPVSIQNVILLTKDEQREHEARILNGTETFSDVYSEEALAMINKRFQEELYYSQFR; from the coding sequence ATGGGTAACGATAATTGGAGAGTTATTGCTAGCACTGCGGCTATTACTTTTGCCGGTGTGAAGTTTATCGATTTGGCTATCAAGTCTTGGAATAAACGCACTGCAGCATCTTACTCGGGTTCAGACAATGAAAAAGATGTGAAACTAGCCAAGCGGCTAAGGGAGACTAGAGAATACGATAATTTGCTTTACAGGGAGCAACTTGCTCGTAATTATGCTTTCTTAGGCGAAGAAGGTatggaaaaattgaaggaacagTATTTTATTGTCGTTGGTGCTGGTGGTGTCGGTTCATGGGTCGTTACCATGTTGGTGAGATCTGGTGCCTGCCGTATTAAAATTATCGATTTTGACCAAGTTTCTCTATCCTCTTTGAATAGACACAGTTGTGCTGACTTGTACGATGTTGGTTTATCGAAAGTGAACGTTTTAAGAGATCATTTACAAAAGATCGCCCCATGGTGTAACATCGAAGTCTGTAATGAGCTTtggaacaaagaaaatgccGATCGTTTGATTTTTGGTGATGGAACGCCCACTTTTGTCATTGATTGTATTGATAACCTTGATACTAAGGTTGATCTATTGGAATATACATACAAGAAAAACATTCCAGTCATAGCATCCATGGGAGCCGCAACTAAAAGTGATCCAACTAGAATTAATGTTGGAGATTTGACTATgacagaagaagatccaCTAGCACGTACTGTTAGAAGAAGACTAAAACAAAGAGGTATCACCAAGGGCATTCCTGCTGTCTTTAGTGCAGAGAAACCAGATCCAAAAAAGGCAAAATTATTACCGTTgccagaagaagaattccAGAAGGGTAATGTGGATCAACTAAGTGCATTAAAGGATTTCCGTGTCAGAATTCTACCCGTCTTGGGAACCATGCCAGGTGTTTTTGGGTTGACTATTGCTACTTGGGTCTTATGTAAGATTAGCGGTTACCCAATGGAACCAATAGAAGGTAAGAACAGAATCAAATTGTACGATGGCATTTATCAATCCTTAGCTGGTCAAATGACGCGTATTGGTCAAAAAGACCAAAGAATTCCAATTGCACTAAGTGACATTGGATACATTGTGGAGGAAGTGTGGAGAGGTAAATCACCAATCAGTAACTATTCTACTAGGTTAACTTTATCCAAATGGGATCCAACAAAGCCAGTGAGCATTCAAAACGTCATACTGCTAACCAAAGATGAGCAAAGGGAGCATGAAGCTAGAATCTTGAACGGTACCGAGACATTTTCTGATGTATACTCTGAAGAAGCTTTAGCAATGATTAATAAAAGGTTCCAAGAAGAGTTGTACTATTCTCAGTTCAGGTGA
- the TFA1 gene encoding transcription factor TFIIE subunit TFA1 (similar to uniprot|Q750M4 Ashbya gossypii AGL067W AGL067Wp and some similarites with YKL028W uniprot|P36100 Saccharomyces cerevisiae YKL028W TFA1 TFIIE large subunit involved in recruitment of RNA polymerase II to the promoter activation of TFIIH and promoter opening), translating into MDKPIEETIKALLSFVIRQFYPNSYVLVLDAIMFHSVLSEEDLAHLLGIKRPELRSLITVLLEDRILARHSQQEFAVNSRSVKRYYYYIKYPQAIDAIKWKVHQIVAKLKDDLDKNSTPQGYICPLCSTRFTQLEAIALLNYERTQFVCSLCEEPLVEDDSGKRSKEKQGRLNRLMDQVQPIIDYLKKIDDNMIEENTFETALARLIPPQNNSVAQYTLNPRARKSRMFVPGDVTMGNDNSRKAGVKSQATLHVNITTQYDELYQQDQQEKQAEEKRKQNALPAWHEKSTIGESALGNLRDEYDMSSGIKIENDEETEGQQQQQQQQQQQQQQDNNNEGFDEGDYEQQDQSQQQDGSQDQQQQQYQQPIIRSTLTDEQMKEREAERTLAEYYAQLARKNADEDDDMDDDEDEDDFEDVQDDVDDDADDADDVENESSDEAVKQSDEDKIESTTSPDEKASSAKTQDDDDDDNDDDDDDDMAELEDIELESVKGEDNTVPGDSKSPGATEKKQTNGGDDEDDDGEGEFEDV; encoded by the coding sequence ATGGACAAGCCTATCGAAGAGACCATCAAAGCGTTACTCAGTTTTGTCATTCGTCAATTCTATCCGAATTCATATGTGTTGGTCTTGGATGCCATCATGTTCCATTCTGTGTTATCAGAAGAGGATTTGGCGCACTTACTAGGAATCAAGAGACCGGAGTTACGTTCTCTCATTACAGTTCTACTAGAAGATCGCATTCTGGCTCGTCATTCACAGCAGGAATTTGCTGTGAACTCACGTAGTGTTAAAAGATACTACTATTATATCAAATATCCTCAGGCTATCGATGCAATTAAGTGGAAAGTGCATCAGATCGTCGCAAAACTAAAAGATGACTTGGATAAGAACAGTACTCCGCAAGGTTATATTTGTCCATTATGTTCTACGCGTTTCACTCAGTTGGAAGCTATTGCATTGCTAAATTACGAAAGAACGCAGTTTGTATGTTCATTATGTGAAGAACCGTTggttgaagatgattcaGGGAAACGTAGTAAGGAAAAACAAGGAAGGCTAAATAGATTAATGGATCAAGTGCAACCAATCATTGATTATTTAAAAAAAATCGACGATAATATGATCGAAGAAAACACTTTCGAGACAGCGTTGGCTAGATTGATTCCACCACAGAACAACTCCGTTGCGCAGTACACATTGAATCCAAGAGCACGTAAATCCAGAATGTTTGTTCCCGGGGATGTCACCATGGGTAACGATAATAGTAGGAAAGCTGGTGTTAAATCACAGGCTACATTACATGTTAATATTACTACTCAATACGATGAATTGTATCAACAAGATCAACAAGAGAAACAGgcagaagagaaaagaaagcaaaACGCTCTACCTGCATGGCATGAGAAGAGTACTATTGGTGAATCTGCTTTGGGTAACCTAAGAGATGAGTATGACATGTCTTCCGGTATCAAGAtagaaaatgatgaagaaactgaaggacaacaacaacaacaacaacaacaacaacaacaacaacaacaagataACAATAATGAAGGTTTCGACGAGGGCGATTACGAACAACAAGATCAatctcaacaacaagaCGGATCACaagatcaacaacagcaacaataCCAACAACCTATCATCAGGTCCACATTAACAGACGaacaaatgaaagaaagagaagcGGAGCGTACGCTTGCGGAATACTATGCTCAACTTGCGAGAAAAAACGCAGATGAAGACGACGACATggatgacgatgaagatgaggacGATTTCGAAGATGTCCAGGATGATGTGGACGATGATGCAGATGATGCGGATGATGTGGAAAATGAATCTTCTGATGAAGCAGTCAAACAATCCGATGAGGACAAAATAGAATCAACAACCTCTCCTGACGAGAAAGCATCATCTGCGAAGACacaagatgatgatgatgatgataatgatgacgatgacgacGATGATATGGCTGAGTTAGAAGACATAGAATTGGAATCTGTGAAAGGAGAAGATAACACAGTACCGGGAGACTCCAAATCTCCAGGGGCGACGGAAAAGAAGCAGACTAATGGAggagatgatgaagatgatgatggagaaggagaatttgaagatgtttAA
- the BSD2 gene encoding Bsd2p (similar to uniprot|P38356 Saccharomyces cerevisiae YBR290W BSD2 Heavy metal ion homeostasis protein facilitates trafficking of Smf1p and Smf2p metal transporters to the vacuole where they are degraded controls metal ion transport prevents metal hyperaccumulation functions in copper detoxification) translates to MSEHSEFVAGSGVGRSQDEVGGSSSVTLSPSQSQSQLQTQPETESSRADDVETGTTSSSSRLHQMNGQFQQHLNFVARKFNILDRLFRGGSSSEQAMRLQVGASSDGVFSNLMAKPERNGINGNGEQDKPPTYDEAAADMAPPYYGIDDDGVGLYYNEICIDGLPVGNIFNFLWNVVVSFSFQFVGFLLTYILHTSHAARQGSRFGLGVTFIGYGYSMIPNDVSGKIGKDNELNRFTFDNPDSFEEIRLYTSTSTQDEFESDLSHGVMEKTRHTPALAIFVILLGGFIIIKSIWDYIKVKRMEARFLQDATATAEV, encoded by the coding sequence ATGTCTGAGCATTCGGAATTCGTAGCCGGAAGTGGCGTTGGCAGGAGCCAAGATGAAGTCGGTGGATCTTCCTCAGTGACTTTGTCTCCTTCACAATCGCAGTCGCAGCTGCAAACACAGCCAGAAACCGAATCTTCAAGAGCTGATGATGTGGAAACAGGGACAACTTCGTCGTCTTCTAGACTGCACCAGATGAATGGGCAGTTCCAACAACATTTGAACTTTGTTGCCCGAAAGTTCAATATATTAGATAGACTGTTTAGAGGCGGCAGTTCAAGCGAGCAAGCGATGAGGTTACAAGTCGGGGCGAGTTCTGATGGTGTATTCAGTAATCTTATGGCGAAACCTGAAAGGAACGGTATCAATGGGAATGGGGAACAGGATAAGCCTCCTACGTATGACGAGGCTGCGGCTGATATGGCTCCACCATATTACGGTATAGACGACGATGGCGTTGGATTGTATTACAACGAAATTTGCATCGACGGCCTTCCAGTTGGgaatatattcaatttcttatGGAACGTTGTGGTCAGCTTCAGTTTCCAATTTGTCGGGTTCTTGTTGACCTATATCTTACATACATCACATGCAGCTAGGCAAGGGTCCAGGTTTGGACTTGGGGTAACTTTCATTGGATACGGATATTCCATGATACCGAACGATGTTTCAGGAAAGATAGGAAAGGataatgaattgaacaGGTTTACATTTGATAATCCAGATTCGTTTGAAGAGATTCGTCTATATACAAGTACTTCTACTCAGGATGAATTCGAATCGGACCTTTCTCATGGAGTAATGGAAAAGACGCGGCACACACCGGCATTGGCCATATTCGTTATACTGTTAGGTGGGTTCATAATAATCAAGAGTATCTGGGATTACATTAAGGTCAAACGCATGGAGGCACGCTTCTTGCAAGatgcaacagcaacagcagaaGTTTAA
- the MAE1 gene encoding malate dehydrogenase (oxaloacetate-decarboxylating) (highly similar to uniprot|P36013 Saccharomyces cerevisiae YKL029C MAE1 Mitochondrial malic enzyme catalyzes the oxidative decarboxylation of malate to pyruvate which is a key intermediate in sugar metabolism and a precursor for synthesis of several amino acids), producing the protein MIKLPAKLLGSRFYSSVTNQNRYSVTRHNAPKKCPESGHYNKIPIGKEAARLQSQPKVTRLSVDGPIECPLEGFQLLNSPLFNKGSAFTLEERKAFGLDGLLPPQVNTLDEQVERAYKQLCYLKTPLAKNDFMTSMRVQNKVLFFELVRRHIRQLVPIIYTPTEGDAIAAYSHRFRKPEGVFLDITEPDSIDSRLAAYGEDKDVDYVVVSDGEGILGIGDQGIGAIRIAISKLALMTLCGGVHPGRVMPVALDVGTNNKQLARDELYMGNRFSRIRGKQYDQFLDKFIKALKHRFPNAVLHFEDFGVTTARTLLERYRNELPCFNDDIQGTGAVVMASFIAALKHTNRELVDSRILVYGAGSAGLGIADQIVNHMVTHGCTPEEARAKIYLMDRKGLILDTMENDSNPAQFLYAKPSENWEGANTQSLVDVVSKVKPTCLIGCSTQAGAFNKVVVEEMYKHNPRPIIFPLSNPTRLHEAVPEDLLKWTNYDALVATGSPFPPVDGYRISENNNCFSFPGIGLGAVLSRAKVISDKMISAAVDQLADLSPLKPGDSKPGLLPPLEEINDTSARVATAVILQALEEGSARIEEENVPGTDKKVQVPRDFNKCLEWVIKQMWKPEYRPLIKVEHDPAVHTHQF; encoded by the coding sequence ATGATTAAACTTCCCGCTAAACTGCTTGGTTCCAGATTTTATTCTTCTGTAACCAACCAGAATCGTTATTCTGTCACTAGGCACAATGCTCCAAAGAAATGTCCAGAGTCCGGCCATTACAATAAAATTCCAATTGGCAAAGAAGCTGCTAGGTTACAATCCCAACCTAAAGTGACTAGACTGTCTGTCGATGGACCAATTGAATGTCCTTTGGAAGGTttccaattgttgaatTCACCATTGTTCAATAAGGGATCGGCTTtcactttggaagaaagaaaggcATTCGGTCTAGATGGGTTGCTACCACCACAAGTGAACACCTTGGATGAACAAGTGGAAAGAGCTTACAAGCAACTCTGTTACTTGAAGACCCCATTGGCTAAGAACGATTTCATGACTTCGATGAGAGTGCAGAACAAGgttcttttcttcgaatTGGTCAGAAGACACATTAGACAACTGGTACCGATCATTTATACCCCAACTGAAGGTGATGCCATTGCTGCATACTCTCACAGATTTAGGAAACCTGAAGGTGTCTTCTTAGACATTACCGAGCCAGACAGTATTGATTCTCGGTTGGCTGCTTACGGTGAGGATAAGGACGTTGACTATGTTGTCGTCTCTGATGGTGAAGGTATTCTAGGTATCGGTGATCAAGGTATCGGTGCTATCAGAATCGCTATCTCGAAATTGGCATTAATGACCCTTTGTGGTGGTGTCCACCCAGGTAGAGTGATGCCAGTTGCATTAGATGTTGGTACTAATAACAAGCAATTGGCTAGAGACGAATTGTACATGGGTAACAGATTCAGTCGTATTCGTGGTAAACAATAtgatcaatttttggaCAAGTTCATCAAGGCTTTGAAACATAGATTCCCAAATGCAGTGCTACATTTCGAAGATTTCGGTGTAACTACTGCTAGAACTTTATTAGAACGTTACAGAAACGAATTACCATGTTTCAACGATGATATCCAGGGTACTGGTGCCGTTGTTATGGCCTCTTTCATCGCTGCTCTAAAACATACCAATAGAGAATTGGTGGATTCGAGGATCTTGGTTTATGGTGCTGGTTCCGCTGGTTTAGGTATCGCTGATCAAATAGTTAATCATATGGTCACTCACGGCTGTACTCCAGAGGAGGCAAGAGCCAAGATTTATCTAATGGACAGAAAGGGTTTGATTCTAGATACCATGGAAAATGACTCTAATCCAGCCCAATTTTTATACGCCAAACCAAGTGAAAACTGGGAAGGTGCCAACACACAGTCATTGGTGGATGTTGTATCAAAGGTAAAACCAACCTGTTTGATTGGTTGTTCAACCCAAGCAGGTGCCTTCAACAAGGTTGTCGTAGAAGAAATGTACAAACATAACCCAAGACCTATCATTTTCCCACTTTCAAACCCAACAAGACTACATGAAGCTGTACCAGAAGATTTACTGAAATGGACAAACTACGATGCTCTTGTCGCTACTGGTTCTCCATTCCCACCTGTAGATGGATACCGTATCTCAGAGAACAACAACTGTTTCTCTTTCCCAGGTATCGGTCTAGGTGCTGTTCTATCGCGTGCTAAGGTCATCTCAGATAAGATGATCAGTGCCGCAGTGGATCAATTAGCTGATTTGTCACCATTGAAACCAGGTGACTCTAAACCAGGTTTGTTGCCACctcttgaagaaatcaacgACACCTCCGCTAGAGTCGCTACCGCTGTCATCCTACAAGCTCTTGAAGAGGGTTCTgcaagaattgaagaagaaaacgttCCAGGTACAGATAAAAAGGTTCAAGTCCCAAGagatttcaacaaatgTCTTGAATGGGTTATCAAACAAATGTGGAAGCCAGAATATAGACCGTTGATAAAGGTGGAACATGATCCTGCGGTACATACCCACCAATTCTGA
- the CTP1 gene encoding Ctp1p (highly similar to uniprot|P38152 Saccharomyces cerevisiae YBR291C CTP1 Mitochondrial inner membrane citrate transporter member of the mitochondrial carrier family), with protein sequence MIGERHLMPISAMRKGPDSCATDSFFFELCQLIAHRTASYKESLFNCFKRLSSFQLCLVLFYSVLFFSAQIYELTQCESTMSSNKPAVDPFHSFLAGSIAGAIEASITYPFEFAKTRLQLVDKASKASRNPLVLIYNTGKNYGISSIYVGCPAFIVGNTAKAGIRFLGFDTIKNLLRDKKTGELSGFRGVVAGLGAGLLESVVAVTPFEAIKTALIDDKQAAVPKYQNNGKGMVSNYAKLLSDQGFSGLYRGVLPVSMRQAANQAVRLGCYNKIKTLVQDYTNVPKDKPLSSGLTFIVGAFSGIVTVYTTMPIDTVKTRMQSLNAGQYSSTINCFATIFKEEGLKTFWKGATPRLGRLILSGGIVFTIYEKVLTVLA encoded by the coding sequence ATGATAGGTGAAAGACATCTGATGCCAATATCTGCGATGAGAAAGGGACCAGATTCCTGTGCTACTgactcttttttttttgagcTGTGCCAGTTGATTGCCCATCGGACAGCTTCATATAAAGAGAGtcttttcaactgtttCAAGCGTTTATCTAGCTTCCAGCTCTGTCTTGTATTGTTCTATTCAGTACTTTTCTTTAGTGCCCAAATATACGAGCTCACGCAGTGTGAATCGACGATGTCAAGTAATAAGCCGGCTGTAGATCCATTCCATTCCTTCCTAGCAGGATCAATCGCAGGTGCTATAGAAGCCTCCATCACTTATCCTTTCGAGTTTGCCAAAACGAGGTTACAGTTGGTGGATAAGGCTAGTAAAGCTTCCAGAAATCCATTGGTTCTAATATACAATACGGGTAAGAACTACGGTATTTCATCCATTTACGTCGGTTGTCCAGCTTTCATCGTTGGTAACACAGCAAAGGCCGGTATTAGATTTCTTGGGTTCGACACAATCAAGAACTTGCTTCGAGACAAGAAGACCGGTGAGTTGAGTGGATTTAGAGGTGTTGTTGCCGGGTTAGGTGCAGGTTTGTTGGAATCGGTCGTGGCTGTGACTCCATTCGAAGCCATCAAGACTGCATTGATCGATGATAAGCAAGCTGCTGTgccaaaatatcaaaataaCGGGAAAGGTATGGTGAGCAATTATGCTAAGCTTTTATCCGATCAAGGATTTTCTGGTCTTTATAGAGGTGTCTTACCAGTTTCCATGAGACAAGCTGCAAATCAAGCCGTTAGATTGGGTTGTTATAACAAGATCAAGACTTTGGTGCAAGATTACACAAACGTACCTAAGGATAAACCTTTGAGTTCAGGTTTGACCTTCATTGTAGGTGCCTTCAGTGGTATCGTTACCGTTTATACGACAATGCCTATCGATACCGTTAAGACAAGAATGCAATCTTTGAATGCAGGCCAATATTCTTCTACTATTAACTGTTTCGCTACCATTTTCAAGGAGGAAGGTTTGAAGACTTTCTGGAAAGGTGCTACTCCAAGATTGGGTAGATTGATCCTTTCTGGTGGTATTGTCTTCACCATCTATGAGAAGGTATTGACGGTTTTGGCATAA
- the LEU5 gene encoding coenzyme A transporter (similar to uniprot|P38702 Saccharomyces cerevisiae YHR002W LEU5 Mitochondrial carrier protein involved in the accumulation of CoA in the mitochondrial matrix homolog of human Graves disease protein does not encode an isozyme of Leu4p as first hypothesized) — MSTNVAAKKATNDGTGGTVTACSMNSNTKNSGLLPRKSGDAAAYTSKQNFDYILKSGLAGGVAGSCAKTLIAPLDRIKILFQTSNPHYVKYAGSFQGLLNAGVHIWSRDRLRGVFQGHSATLLRIFPYAAVKFIAYEQIRNVIIPSKEYETHFRRLCSGSLAGLCSVFCTYPLDLIRVRLAYVTEHHKVRVWPLVKQIYSEPASEALSSKAYVPKWFAQWCNFYRGYIPTVIGMIPYAGVSFFAHDLFHDILRHPVIAPYSVLRVDDLDADDLKVDVQTTRTGKRIPLNTWAELLAGGLAGMASQTAAYPFEIIRRRLQVGAVTNPLEHKFTSMSEMAKIIFHERGWRGFFVGLSIGYIKVTPMVACSFFVYERMKWYMGI; from the coding sequence ATGTCGACAAATGTCGCTGCAAAGAAGGCGACAAATGATGGTACCGGCGGTACTGTTACAGCTTGCAGTATGAATAGTAACACGAAGAATTCAGGTCTGCTTCCGCGAAAATCTGGTGATGCAGCAGCATACACCAGCAAACAGAATTTTGATTATATATTAAAATCGGGCCTTGCCGGAGGGGTAGCAGGTTCGTGTGCAAAAACCTTGATAGCCCCTTTAGATCGTATCAAGATCCTTTTCCAGACTTCTAATCCGCATTATGTGAAATACGCAGGTTCGTTCCAGGGGTTACTGAACGCTGGTGTGCATATTTGGTCAAGAGATAGATTGAGAGGGGTTTTCCAGGGACATTCGGCTACTTTGCTGAGGATTTTCCCCTATGCTGCAGTGAAATTTATAGCATATGAACAGATCAGAAACGTGATTATACCGAGCAAAGAGTATGAGACTCATTTCAGAAGGCTTTGTTCCGGTTCGTTGGCCGGTTTATGTTCTGTGTTTTGTACTTATCCGTTGGACTTGATAAGAGTTAGATTGGCATATGTGACAGAACATCATAAGGTAAGGGTATGGCCGTTGGTAAAGCAGATTTACTCGGAACCAGCTTCTGAAGCCTTGTCTTCGAAAGCTTACGTTCCAAAGTGGTTCGCTCAATGGTGTAACTTCTACCGTGGTTATATCCCTACCGTTATTGGGATGATCCCTTACGCAGGTGTGTCATTCTTCGCACATGACTTGTTCCATGACATACTTAGACATCCAGTCATTGCCCCATACTCGGTACTTCGTGTCGATGACTTGGATGcagatgatttgaaagtgGATGTACAGACTACTCGAACGGGGAAAAGAATTCCATTGAATACTTGGGCAGAACTATTAGCTGGTGGATTGGCCGGTATGGCTTCCCAAACAGCGGCATACccatttgaaattattaGGAGACGTCTACAAGTCGGTGCTGTGACCAATCCGCTTGAGCATAAATTTACATCCATGTCTGAGATGGCGAAAATTATCTTCCACGAACGTGGATGGAGAGGTTTTTTCGTTGGTTTGAGTATCGGTTACATCAAGGTCACACCAATGGTCGCATGTTCGTTCTTCGTATATGAAAGAATGAAGTGGTATATGGGAATTTAA